GCATTTCCATTTCGGGCTCATTATATGTTAATGCCCTGAATTTGTAAAGATAATTTTGGAAATCAGGGGATACAGAGCGCAAGATCGCGCGCTGTATGAGGTATATCATAGCAATATTTAAGCAGATCGTTTATAAATGAGCTTGAAATCATCAGGGAGAGCAGGTACTATTTAACCGGTGATGTTGATGAAACTTCACGAAACATCAGGATGCGAACGGTGTTCGGTCTTGGAGAATATATTGGTCAATCACGAAAGGATGGAGATACCTATGGCTACCCCGATAGTTGATATGGACCTCTGCATCGGTTGCGGACTTTGCTCGGAACTGTGCCCCAAGGTTTTCGAGCTCCGGGACGATAAGGCATGGGTCGCCAACGCGAATGCCTGTGATACCTGCGATTGTCAGCAAGCGGTTGACAGCTGTCCCGTCACGGCAATAACATTGGAATAATGAACACCTCTTTCTATTCCTCATGCCGGGGCGATCAATCGCCCCAATTTTATTAGCTACCGGCCGG
This portion of the Nitrospirota bacterium genome encodes:
- a CDS encoding ferredoxin, whose product is MATPIVDMDLCIGCGLCSELCPKVFELRDDKAWVANANACDTCDCQQAVDSCPVTAITLE